The Cytobacillus sp. NJ13 sequence ATGGATGCTGTTGCGATGAATCCGACACCTACGGATAAAGGAAGACGCCTAAGAATTTATTATACAACACAGGTTGCTGTGAAGCCGCCGACATTTGTTGTGTTTGTTAATGATCCTGAACTTCTTCATTTTTCATATGAACGTTTCCTGGAAAACAGAATTAGAGACGCTTTTGGTTTTGAAGGCACACCTATTAAGATATTTGCAAGGGAAAGAAAATAATGCGATGACGCCAGCCAGAAAGCTTTATTGTTGTCTGGCAGGGAAAATCGGATGAATTTTTGATGCATCCAAATACATTAAAAGGCAGTGATCAAATGGAGCGGAAAAAAGAAAGTGTAGCTGTAGCAGGTGCCGGCAGCTGGGGGACTGCCCTGGCTATGGTGCTTGCGGATAATGGGCATGACGTCAGACTGTGGGGCCACAATCCTGATCAAATAGAGGAAATCAATAAGCAGCATATGAATCAAAAATATTTATCAGGGATACATCTGCCTGAAGGAATAAGAGGATACACTTCGCTTGAAGAGGCTTTAACCGGAACAGACACTTTGATTTTGGCAGTGCCGACAAAGGCCATTCGTGAAGTAATCGGCAAGATCAAGGGAATTAGAAAAGAGCCCCTTACCATTGTACATGTAAGTAAAGGCATTGAACCTGATTCACTTCTCCGGATTTCTGAAATGATTGAAGAAGAAATGCCAGGAAATCTTCTGGATAGTGTAGTGGTACTCTCTGGCCCAAGCCATGCAGAAGAAGTTAGTCTGCGGCATCCAACTACTGTTACGGTATCATCAAAAAATATGGACTCTGCCGAAAAAATTCAGGATTTGTTTATCAATAACAATTTCAGAGTATATACAAACCCGGATATCATTGGAGTGGAAATTGGCGGTGCTTTAAAAAATATTATTGCCCTTGCAGCTGGAATTACAGATGGTTTAGGTTATGGAGACAATGCAAAGGCAGCCCTGATAACCAGAGGTCTTGCTGAAATTGCCCGTCTCGGTATGAAGATGGGGGCAAGCCCGCTTACTTTCTCCGGATTAGCGGGAATCGGTGATTTGATCGTTACATGCACTTCTGTCCATTCACGCAATTGGCGGGCAGGCAACCTTCTTGGAAAGGGCCATAATCTGCAGGAAGTCCTTGATAATATGGGCATGGTGGTAGAGGGAGTCAGGACAACAAAGGCAGCACATCAGCTGGCTCAAAAATATGACGTAAAAATGCCGATTACCACTGTCCTGTATGATGTTCTTTTTAATAATGTTAATGCGAAGGATGCTGTAGATCTTCTGATGGCAAGAGGAAAAACACATGAGATGGAAGATCTTGCGAACGTTTTGGAAGATCAAAGCGGGAGTAAAAAGAACTGAAATGTTTATTAATTGAAAAATATAGGCATTAGATGATGCGAGACAGCAGGTTCCTGCATACAATGCAACGAAGCAAACTAGTGTAATGAACAGGGTGCTGGGTTATTTAGTCAAATGGCTGAGGTAAAGAATTGCCCCTTCTTTGCCTCAGTTTTTTTGTGCTTAATTTTTTTCGTAATGAAAAGCTTTTAGATTTATTCATTTAATATGTTATAATACATTTCGGAAAAGGGAGTTGATTTGTATGTCGCCGGCTTTAATGAAAATGTGGATATCCCTTGCTTCAATGGGATTTATGTTTTTATCTATAATATTAATTTATCTTAGCCGCTACAAGCTGAAAGCTGGAGTTTTTAAGGTTATAACAGCCATTGTTGCCTACTTTTTAATGATAATAAGCGGGATTATTATAGTGATTGTCGTGTTCAGCGGTCCGACAAGCAGCTAGCACTTTTACATAAAGGGTTGATTAAATGAAAAAAGCTTTTAATATGTTTTTGCTTTTGTTGAGCGGTGCTTTTATTCTGACGGGCTGTATGTATCCTGAAGAGAAATTATCGCAAAATCAGATAGCCTACAA is a genomic window containing:
- a CDS encoding NAD(P)H-dependent glycerol-3-phosphate dehydrogenase, whose product is MERKKESVAVAGAGSWGTALAMVLADNGHDVRLWGHNPDQIEEINKQHMNQKYLSGIHLPEGIRGYTSLEEALTGTDTLILAVPTKAIREVIGKIKGIRKEPLTIVHVSKGIEPDSLLRISEMIEEEMPGNLLDSVVVLSGPSHAEEVSLRHPTTVTVSSKNMDSAEKIQDLFINNNFRVYTNPDIIGVEIGGALKNIIALAAGITDGLGYGDNAKAALITRGLAEIARLGMKMGASPLTFSGLAGIGDLIVTCTSVHSRNWRAGNLLGKGHNLQEVLDNMGMVVEGVRTTKAAHQLAQKYDVKMPITTVLYDVLFNNVNAKDAVDLLMARGKTHEMEDLANVLEDQSGSKKN
- a CDS encoding DUF2768 domain-containing protein, which codes for MSPALMKMWISLASMGFMFLSIILIYLSRYKLKAGVFKVITAIVAYFLMIISGIIIVIVVFSGPTSS